One genomic segment of Hippoglossus hippoglossus isolate fHipHip1 chromosome 22, fHipHip1.pri, whole genome shotgun sequence includes these proteins:
- the akap12a gene encoding A-kinase anchor protein 12 isoform X4, with protein MGDAQSAQRDIRREAAEEEEEERGAPEDARVDHSTEEKPLRNNGQISEINGKADSTLAEVDDHCGDAVAADASLSPEKDVLQTARPLNEEGTPSENVEMNQKESPDETDAVEELPLEMTEMDAKQNDINESFKRFFSNIGLKLTVKRGSVENDEIRTDGPDETNKNKSDRPENTEDTADEPKSVNAEPDIDQKTQGTNDNDSTTCPTLTSEDAQENAEEKTTGAKDESDTETPSPVVEDLKEQQEAALEDEHLHTPSTTIPEAEEVVSPVKKFFTTGIFSGLRKKKKSTGDETTEKELVDMGRKETVQTTEKTVEVQQDKGEIGQDVEATTVEREHIENEPKERIISTASAQPMNDGESPPTVPATISVNEPEMSSQDRVQDSPMKWLLSGSSFRKLSKKQRGRKSSNTMLSDSEEHSDQLMSPTKSAETQKEESPAQHSAEAAGEDDGAWASFKKLVTPKKHMKKSSLTSEEIQISGSTEETKPSEKGQISDHSIEEGKKRKDSSVSWEAVLCRSGRRRSRSRKTSDSEDESPQVENDNKKRETPIESSNEVDGTSPASPNVGSPSEGDGGSTWKSFKKLVTPKRKAKDEEESKDNAMSDSEITQDDSSFSIKKFLPRKKKKSSENHDQVSSDEAEKEVVSGDEDSDTPAVVPLSEFDTIETEVHIETTADVESHVAKEADYQVQQDLLDQTSQPVLPSEDLIEITSEAITALEPVDITTEDETEMISAVSQLSDSSNTSGNTTPVPVEYEVKPTEVLLHQVVGAISISPNAVPVCSEEVSSERIVGSVLHEILETFVKEEPAVLKIHSKSDAASINIGLNVEELDKIDKLTTTAQIEGLSEVNKSVSTQIVSNVPTKEVATAEMAVYEVHEVNVLYPVERLNELESNNVSQNLVKTQSEANEAGSLEILPEGGAAVEDEGSLLGAHQDEKEPQEMNSQEVESTATVSEECTDGGVEEEVQTQIKEQIIDQVQVESQDQPVESDLQELPALNDAMLDSEEGSGQFPEKEVIKEDITAEVTDKPREDTEPDAEYNVEAEKENQLQADAPQTEHAEDPDVLETVQTASLDIQEGCGQLIENEEVKIKDIPADEMVTDKPQEETEPAPEYDVGAETETKLQAGSVKSEDGKEPKVLEAEQTLDSEDGIAHLLENVVISEDIPAEETATHIRQEEKEPLTENYVETETESKLQEDSLKTEHAEEPEALEPEPTAMLDPEEGSAQLHEKQIISEVTPAEEIVTDTPQEKTDPAEAHVETENETENEKKLQADSGKTEQAEEPKESVTLDLEEGSIQLLEKEVTSDDVPAEETDTDKPQEDIKSLTECNIEEETENKIQADAAETEHAEEPEVLEAEQTASEEGGVQLPEKEEPSEEIPAETTATDKPKQETEPVTECNAEAEEENKLQADSAKTEHAEELVVLETTQAASLDSEKDSVQLPQEEVSEDINAAEIKQEENHVELSGEPENKELKTDTPNIGHRQVAEVLGVVQVPIFESEEGSVQSREREVTSETTIEAETITYEPKEETGPLTEVVEPVDAFQTEYVQEPVQEPVQEPVQELVLEHVQEPVQEPVQEPVQVPVQELVLEDAQVALLDSEEGSAQSLEEEVISESIPPEETVAHEVARAAEGSAQSELSAGDVHVEEPDVLSADVNDTATEKEPEVEASMPDHVVKPGAEESSAPNPEPTDSVTVESETQVVAALNHQALNGNEDQETEGAPQDVHVGQEDHIPEAVDEIQTLTAVHVPSVNDEACSAQVTEINVFSEVTPTPCVENVTVSHEPIHELHLSSVQSSVEEERGQIRGFEVKSAPVEHAVVAEVITCYLKDIAASIPDTLIETTSDSHEPLIDSVASELGFNETNETATPLVQNYVTKTGEEGSVVRMMNVPSVQFEDNHRIQVQVVDVDVKSANMKVDTVLEVVVTETRKVMDMCHATVQEVDKLSATSETEEKIRCEENKVTIQEVIQHVRESSPETVPESELVNTEQEVIKETDVVTETTEIPGSESSEVEGQKVVEDKERQDEGYDVISDDSATGHVLEDLMQTPDIPGGLDVLIHDPKEELEEPKAEVKKSEADVSTTELSSDVTKIKEEAQTPQIEIVTANTGLVVPQSTGVISSVGNVESPSSLSIELKFNIQFGHAKEPASPPPSTERTEPMKLTDVAEVGVQVEEPSEEINPAQSEERQKQTEGTEVTHAADLDSTERPVIINQPVLLDVGMQTVEIVEPVEQIKSTERGTPNVQAKETIQTVRQQEKRGVFLSQPLLSEVCDQETKAEEPVKHKEEENDQDVWMDAEEDINNQQETGMSLHEVQEPPQHQAISDQEEKVVLEAVEEFELVNSRIEGEESQEETLEKGETCETESEGEDFAVALEDPETATARITTME; from the exons ATGGGAGACGCTCAGTCTGCGCAGCGGGACATCAGGAGggaggcggcggaggaggaggaggaggagagaggagcaccGGAGGATGCTCGGGTCGATCACAGCACCGAGGAGAAG CCTCTAAGAAATAATGGGCAAATCTCGGAGATCAATGGAAAAGCAGACAGCACTCTAGCAGAAGTTGATGATCACTGTGGTGATGCGGTGGCTGCAGACG CTTCCCTCTCTCCAGAGAAAGACGTTTTACAAACAGCAAGGCCACTTAACGAAGAAGGAACACCATCAGAAAACGTTGAAATGAATCAAAAGGAATCACCTGACGAAACTGATGCTGTTGAAGAACTACCCCTGGAAATGACTGAAATGGATGCAAAGCAGAATGACATCAATGAAAGCTTTAAGAGATTCTTCAGTAACATTGGTTTGAAACTGACAGTAAAAAGAGGCTCAGTCgaaaatgatgaaataagaaCCGATGGGCCAGATGAAACGAACAAGAACAAATCAGACAGaccagaaaacacagaggatacCGCGGATGAACCTAAAAGTGTGAATGCTGAGCCGGATATTGATCAGAAGACCCAGGGGACTAATGACAATGATTCAACGACATGTCCTACCCTGACATCGGAGGATGCCCAGGAAaatgcagaggagaaaacaactGGGGCCAAAGATGAATCTGATACAGAAACACCTTCACCTGTAGTTGAAGACTTAAAGGAACAACAGGAGGCTGCCCTTGAAGATgaacacctacacacaccaTCTACAACTATCCCTGAGGCCGAGGAGGTCGTATCTCCGGTGAAAAAGTTTTTTACAACTGGAATCTTTTCAGGGCTACGGAAGAAAAAGAAGTCCACAGGGGATGAGACAACTGAGAAAGAACTGGTGGACATGGGGAGAAAGGAAACAGTacagacaacagaaaaaactgtAGAAGTACAACAGGATAAAGGGGAGATTGGACAAGATGTTGAAGCAACGACAGTTGAGAGAGAACACATAGAAAATGAACCTAAGGAGAGGATCATCTCTACAGCATCAGCTCAGCCGATGAATGATGGGGAATCACCACCCACAGTTCCAGCAACTATTTCTGTCAATGAGCCTGAAATGAGCTCTCAAGACAGAGTTCAAGACAGTCCAATGAAATGGTTGCTATCAGGGTCAAGTTTTAGGAAACTCTCCAAAAAGCAGAGAGGCAGGAAATCAAGTAATACAATGTTGTCAGACTCTGAAGAACACTCGGATCAGCTCATGTCACCTACCAAGTCAGCTGAGACCCAGAAAGAAGAAAGTCCGGCACAGCACTCtgcagaggcagcaggagaggacGATGGTGCGTGGGCCTCTTTCAAAAAACTTGTTACTCCGAAAAAGCATATGAAGAAGTCCTCCTTGACCAGTGAAGAGATACAAATCTCAGGCtcaacagaggaaacaaaaccaAGTGAAAAAGGGCAAATATCAGATCACAGCATCGAAGaaggcaaaaaaagaaaagattcatCCGTGTCATGGGAAGCTGTTTTGTGTCGTTCCGGAAGGAGACGGAGCAGAAGCCGAAAAACATCAGACTCTGAGGATGAATCCCCCCAAGTTGAAAATGACAATAAGAAGCGAGAGACGCCGATTGAAAGTTCTAACGAAGTTGATGGAACTTCACCAGCTTCCCCCAATGTAGGAAGTCCTTCAGAGGGTGATGGAGGATCAACGtggaaatcatttaaaaaacttgTGACCCCCAAAAGGAAAGccaaggatgaggaggaaagcAAAGATAATGCAATGTCTGATAGTGAAATCACTCAGGACGATTCCTCCTTTTCAATAAAGAAGTTTCTCccaagaaaaaagaagaagtctTCTGAAAATCACGACCAAGTATCTTCTGATGAGGCTGAAAAGGAGGTCGTTTCAGGTGATGAAGACTCTGACACACCAGCTGTGGTTCCCTTGTCGGAGTTTGATACGATTGAAACGGAAGTTCACATTGAAACAACGGCTGATGTGGAGAGTCATGTAGCCAAGGAGGCGGACTATCAAGTGCAGCAAGACCTCCTCGATCAGACGTCTCAACCAGTCCTACCTT CTGAGGATCTGATAGAGATCACATCTGAGGCCATAACTGCTCTGGAACCTGTAGACATTACCACCGAAGATGAAACTGAGATGATCTCTGCAGTTTCCCAGCTGTCAGACTCTTCAAACACATCTGGCAACACAACACCAGTCCCCGTAGAATATGAAGTCAAACCTACAGAGGTACTCCTGCATCAGGTGGTTGGAGCCATCTCCATAAGTCCAAACGCTGTCCCAGTGTGTTCAGAAGAGGTAAGCTCAGAAAGAATAGTTGGATCTGTCTTGCATGAAATACTCGAGACATTTGTAAAAGAAGAGCCAGCAGTTCTGAAAATACATAGCAAATCAGATGCAGCCTCCATTAACATTGGACTAAATGTTGAAGAACTGGACAAGATCGACAAACTCACAACAACAGCCCAAATAGAGGGCTTATCTGAAGTCAACAAATCTGTTTCCACACAAATTGTGTCCAATGTTCCCACCAAGGAGGTTGCCACTGCTGAAATGGCTGTTTATGAAGTTCATGAGGTCAATGTTTTATATCCAGTAGAAAGGTTAAATGAATTAGAAAGTAATAATGTGAGCCAGAATCTGGTAAAAACTCAATCTGAGGCAAATGAAGCTGGGTCTTTAGAGATACTCCCTGAAGGTGGAGCAGCTGTTGAAGATGAAGGTTCTCTTCTCGGGGCAcatcaagatgaaaaagagccCCAGGAAATGAACTCTCAAGAAGTAGAATCAACTGCTACAGTATCAGAAGAATGTACAGATGGgggtgtggaggaggaagtcCAGACACAAATCAAAGAGCAAATCATCGATCAAGTTCAAGTTGAGAGCCAAGATCAACCAGTAGAGTCGGATTTGCAAGAATTACCGGCTTTAAACGATGCCATGTTAGATTCAGAGGAGGGTAGTGGTCAATTTCCTGAAAAGGAAGTAATCAAGGAAGATATCACAGCAGAAGTTACTGACAAAcccagagaggacacagagccTGACGCTGAATATAATGTTGAAGCGGAGAAGGAAAACCAACTACAAGCAGATGCTCCTCAAACTGAACATGCTGAAGATCCTGACGTGTTAGAAACTGTACAAACAGCCTCATTAGATATACAGGAGGGTTGTGGTCAATTGATTGAAAACgaagaagtaaaaataaaagatattccAGCAGATGAGATGGTTACAGACAAACCCCAAGAGGAAACAGAACCTGCCCCTGAATATGATGTTGGGGCAGAGACAGAAACCAAACTGCAAGCAGGTTCTGTGAAAAGTGAAGATGGTAAAGAACCAAAAGTGTTAGAAGCTGAACAAACATTAGATTCAGAGGATGGTATTGCTCATTTGCTTGAAAATGTGGTAATAAGCGAAGATATTCCAGCAGAAGAAACAGCTACACACATTCgacaagaggagaaagagcCTCTCACTGAAAATTATgttgagacagagacagaaagcaAATTACAAGAAGATTCTCTCAAAACGGAACATGCTGAAGAACCAGAAGCGTTAGAACCTGAACCAACAGCCATGTTAGATCCAGAGGAAGGTAGTGCCCAGTTGCATGAAAAGCAAATCATATCAGAAGTTACCCCAGCAGAAGAAATAGTTACAGACACACCACAAGAGAAAACTGACCCGGCCGAAGCACATGTTGAAACAGAGAATGaaacagagaatgaaaaaaaactgcaagCTGATTCGGGCAAAACTGAACAGGCTGAAGAACCAAAAGAGTCAGTCACGTTAGATTTAGAGGAGGGTAGCATTCAACTGCTTGAAAAGGAAGTAACATCAGACGATGTTCCAGCAGAAGAAACAGATACAGACAAACCCCAAGAGGACATCAAGTCTCTCACTGAATGTAATAttgaggaagagacagaaaacaaaatacaagCCGATGCTGCTGAAACTGAACACGCTGAAGAACCAGAAGTGTTAGAAGCTGAGCAAACAGCCTCAGAGGAGGGTGGTGTTCAATTACCTGAAAAGGAGGAACCAAGTGAAGAGATTCCAGCAGAAACAACAGCTACAGACAAAcccaaacaggaaacagagccTGTTACGGAATGTAATgctgaagcagaggaggaaaacaaactaCAAGCAGATTCTGCCAAAACTGAACATGCTGAAGAACTAGTCGTGTTAGAAACCACACAGGCAGCCTCTTTAGATTCAGAGAAGGATAGTGTTCAATTACCACAAGAGGAAGTATCAGAGGACATTAATGCAGCAGAAATAAAGCAAGAGGAAAACCATGTTGAGCTCAGTGGTGAGCCAGAAAACAAAGAACTGAAAACAGATACTCCAAATATTGGACACCGACAAGTTGCAGAAGTTCTAGGGGTTGTACAAGTACCCATATTTGAGTCAGAGGAGGGTAGTGTTCAATCTCGTGAAAGAGAAGTCACATCAGAGACAACTATAGAGGCAGAAACTATTACATATGAACCCAAAGAGGAGACAGGGCCTCTCACTGAAGTCGTTGAACCAGTGGATGCTTTTCAAACTGAATATGTTCAAGAACCAGTACAAGAACCAGTACAAGAACCAGTTCAAGAACTGGTACTTGAACATGTTCAAGAACCAGTACAAGAACCAGTACAAGAACCAGTACAAGTACCAGTTCAAGAACTGGTATTAGAAGATGCACAAGTAGCACTGTTAGATTCAGAAGAGGGTAGTGCCCAATCActtgaagaggaagtgatttcaGAATCGATTCCACCAGAAGAAACTGTTGCACATGAAGTAGCACGTGCAGCTGAAGGCAGTGCACAGTCAGAACTATCAGCAGGGGATGTACATGTTGAAGAACCGGATGTTTTATCTGCTGATGTAAATGACACTGCAACTGAAAAAGAACCTGAGGTAGAGGCATCTATGCCTGATCATGTAGTCAAACCAGGTGCTGAGGAAAGTAGTGCTCCCAATCCAGAACCCACTGATTCAGTTACAGTTGAAAGTGAGACTCAAGTTGTGGCAGCTCTGAATCATCAGGCTTTAAACGGAAATGAAGATCAGGAAACAGAGGGTGCACCTCAAGATGTTCATGTTGGCCAGGAAGACCACATCCCTGAAGCTGTGGATGAGATACAGACATTAACAGCAGTTCATGTACCCTCTGTTAATGATGAAGCATGTAGTGCTCAGgtcacagaaataaatgtattttcgGAAGTAACCCCGACACCTTGTGtagaaaatgtcacagtttcACATGAACCAATTCACGAGCTGCATCTCAGCTCAGTGCAATCCAGTGTTGAGGAAGAAAGAGGTCAAATTCGGGGTTTTGAGGTAAAGAGTGCTCCAGTTGAGCATGCTGTAGTGGCCGAAGTGATCACATGTTATCTAAAAGACATTGCAGCTTCTATACCTGACACTTTGATAGAGACGACATCAGACAGTCATGAACCGTTGATCGACTCTGTGGCAAGTGAGCTCGGGTTCAATGAGACGAATGAGACTGCAACACCATTGGTGCAAAACTATGTGACCAAGACGGGCGAGGAAGGTAGTGTGGTTAGGATGATGAATGTGCCATCGGTACAGTTTGAGGACAATCACAGAATTCAGGTGCAGGTGGTCGATGTTGATGTCAAATCAGCCAATATGAAGGTTGACACAGTGCTAGAGGTAGTGGTAACAGAAACCAGAAAAGTTATGGATATGTGTCACGCAACAGTTCAAGAAGTAGACAAACTTTCCGCCACATCAGAGACTGAAGAGAAAATAAGATGCGAAGAAAACAAAGTGACCATTCAAGAAGTTATTCAACATGTAAGGGAGAGCTCACCAGAGACAGTACCTGAATCAGAACTTGTCAACACGGAACAAGAAGTTATTAAAGAGACGGATGTTGTGACTGAGACAACTGAGATACCTGGAAGTGAGTCAAGTGAAGTGGAGGGTCAAAAAGTGGTGGAGGATAAGGAAAGACAAGATGAAGGATATGATGTCATAAGTGATGACTCCGCAACTGGACACGTGTTGGAGGATCTCATGCAAACGCCTGATATTCCAGGAGGGTTGGATGTTTTGATCCATGACCCCAAAGAGGAATTGGAAGAGCCTAAAGCTGAAGTGAAAAAGTCTGAGGCAGATGTCTCGACGACAGAATTGTCATCCGATGTGACGAAGATAAAAGAGGAAGCACAAACTCCACAAATTGAGATTGTGACAGCGAACACTGGATTAGTAGTCCCCCAAAGCACTGGAGTGATCTCATCAGTAGGTAATGTCGAGTCCCCCTCTAGCCTTTCGATAGAATTAAAATTTAACATACAGTTCGGACACGCAAAGGAACCGGCTTCTCCACCACCTTCAACAGAGAGAACTGAACCAATGAAACTGACAGACGTGGCTGAGGTAGGCGTTCAGGTAGAAGAACCCAGTGAGGAAATAAATCCAGCACAAtctgaagagagacagaaacagacagagggaaCGGAGGTCACACACGCAGCTGACTTAGATTCAACAGAAAGACCAGTGATCATTAATCAACCAGTACTTCTGGATGTTGGCATGCAAACAGTGGAAATAGTGGAACCAGTagaacaaatcaaatcaacagAGAGAGGAACCCCCAATGTCCAGGCGAAAGAAACAATCCAAACAGTGAGGcaacaagagaaaagaggagtgtTCCTGAGTCAGCCACTACTCTCTGAGGTTTGTGACcaagaaacaaaagcagaggAACCCGTGAAGCacaaggaggaggaaaatgacCAGGACGTGTGGATGGATGCAGAGGAGGACATCAACAATCAACAGGAAACGGGGATGTCCCTTCACGAGGTGCAGGAACCGCCTCAACATCAGGCGATAAGTGACCAGGAGGAGAAAGTCGTTCTTGAAGCTGTAGAGGAGTTTGAATTGGTTAATTCCAGGATTGAAGGAGAAGAAAGTCAAGAGGAGACGCTTGAAAAAGGAGAAACATGTGAAACTGAGAGTGAAGGTGAAGATTTTGCTGTTGCACTTGAGGATCCAGAAACTGCTACTGCAAGGATCACGACGATGGAGTAG